In Hymenobacter volaticus, the genomic window GCCACGAAATCATCAAGTCGGTGCACCCGCACCCAACTATGAGCGAAGCCGTGATGGAGGCCGCTGCTGCTGCTTACGGAGAAGTAATTCACTTGTAAGACGTAGCTAAGTTTCAACTTGTCTTGTTCTCTAAAGCCTCAGCCTTACTAAGGTTGGGGCTTTTTTGCTTTAATAAAGGCGCAAGACAGCCACGGGCAATTCAGCATTACCAAGCAACATACACGATGCAGTTCAGTTAGCATAGTACGCGCTGGAACTATGCTATTGCCCCGCCGTATCCTATGTGTTTCGCTTCCACCCTCTACAAGCCCCATGAAGGTTTCCTATCGTTTGCTGATTACCCTATTGCTGATTGGAGTAGCACTGGTGCTAACAGCCGCCGTATTCAAAACGCAGCACTACCCCGGCAGTGACTACTTAATACTAGTGGGACTGGCAATTCAGTTTGTGGCAGGAGTACTAGTTGTTTGGAAGTTCGCCAATCGCCTCGGCAACAAAGAGTAGCCTGCCAACGGGCAGTAGCTTATTTACTGGCTACAAGCTAGAAGAAACGTATGAAGCAGGAAGTAGCCTTGGCAATCTTCCTAATACTGTGCTCAGCAAAGAACGAGAGCACTAAAGTGTATTTCAGTATACAAAATTGCAGAAATAAGATAGTCACAAACGGAAGCCGGCCGCCTCGACGGGGGTCGAAGCGGCCGGCTACTTGGTTCGAATAGTGGCGAAACAACTGCATCTAGCAAGCTGTCCGGTATTCGAAAATGCTACAAGCGGGGTGGGGTTTGCGCCTGTTCAAACGGAGCGTGGGAATTGGCTACTGGCTAATGGGGGGGATTCATTAGCCGGTAGCGAGAGCAATATTACAAAGATTTTTTTAACTAGTAAGTGTTAGCTTACTCTTTTTAGTAAGTACATACTCACTTTAAAGAATTTGCCAGTGCAATCGATTGCTTTTCAAAAACTTACGACTGGACTATTTTTTCAAAAATTTGAAAATATTTTCTGGTGATAAGTGAGTTATCTTGAAAGTCGGTGCCAATGCCCTTTCCTAACGGCTTTGAAGTACTCGACTCTTTTCCCGCACTTGCGCCACTTTGCCGTGAATTTCGGTTAGCCCTAGGTTGTGAACGCTACCTAAGTGAGTGGTATGAAACTCACGGTGTGGCACATAGTTACCCTCGTTTACGGCGATACCTACCTGCTTGTATGCTTCGCGGAAGGGTACTCCGGCTTGAATAAGCTGGTTGATGTTTTCAACTGAAAAAACACCGTCATACTTCGACTGATTCAGCAGATCAGGCTTGATCTTAAGTTCGGGCAGCGCGAACAGCAGGATGTCGAGGATGTCGAGGAACTGCATCATCGGCTCGAATAAAATTTCTTTCAGAATCTGAAAGTCGCGGTGATAGCCGCTGGGCAGGTTGTTGGTCGCCAGCATGATGGTAGTCGGTAGACCTTGCAGAGCGTTGCAGCGCGCTCGTACTAACTCGAATACATCCGGGTTTTTCTTGTGCGGCATGATGCTGGAACCGGTTGTAAAAGCAGCAGGTAGTTCCACAAAAGCCAAGTCCTGACTATTATAGAGTACCAGATCATAGGCCATCTTGGAAAGGGTGGCCCCAACGCCCGCCAGCGCGAAAGCCACGGTCTTCTCGGTTTTGCCCCGCAGCATTTGCGCTCCTACCGAGCTAACGGCAAGCTGACTGAAGCCCATTTCCTGCGTGGTTAGTTGCCGGTCGATGGGGAAGCTGCTACCAAAGCCAGCCCCTGAGCCCAACGGATTCTGATCAGCAACAGTGTGGGCGGCTTCCAGCAAAGCTAAGTCGAGCAGCAGATGTTCGGCGTAGGCAGAAAACCACAGCCCGAAGCTGCTAGGCATAGCCGCCTGAAAGTGGGTGTAGCCGGGCATTAGGTCGGCTTGATGGGCTTCGGCTTTGTGTAAAAGAACATCAACTAGCGCCATGATTTGCGTGGCGGCTTGCTCGGTGTAGTCTTTCAGGAAAAGCTGGATGGCGGTCAGCACTTGGTCGTTGCGGGAGCGGGCCGTATGGATCTTCTTCCCCGCATCGCCAAACTTCTCAGTTAAGTAAGCTTCTATTTTCGAGTGAACGTCTTCAAAGCTTTCGTCGATAGTGAACGTGCCTTCCGCTATCTGAGCTGCCAGCTCGGATAGGCCGATCTGAAGCTGCTGATTTTCCTCCTCGGAAATCAGCCCAACTTTGGCTAGCATGCTCGCTTGTGCTTTAGAAGCTTGCACATCGAACCGCGCCAAATACAGGTCTAGCTCCCG contains:
- the argH gene encoding argininosuccinate lyase; amino-acid sequence: MKIWDKGIAVDKKIEQFTVGKDRELDLYLARFDVQASKAQASMLAKVGLISEEENQQLQIGLSELAAQIAEGTFTIDESFEDVHSKIEAYLTEKFGDAGKKIHTARSRNDQVLTAIQLFLKDYTEQAATQIMALVDVLLHKAEAHQADLMPGYTHFQAAMPSSFGLWFSAYAEHLLLDLALLEAAHTVADQNPLGSGAGFGSSFPIDRQLTTQEMGFSQLAVSSVGAQMLRGKTEKTVAFALAGVGATLSKMAYDLVLYNSQDLAFVELPAAFTTGSSIMPHKKNPDVFELVRARCNALQGLPTTIMLATNNLPSGYHRDFQILKEILFEPMMQFLDILDILLFALPELKIKPDLLNQSKYDGVFSVENINQLIQAGVPFREAYKQVGIAVNEGNYVPHREFHTTHLGSVHNLGLTEIHGKVAQVREKSRVLQSR